The following proteins come from a genomic window of Alosa sapidissima isolate fAloSap1 chromosome 20, fAloSap1.pri, whole genome shotgun sequence:
- the si:ch211-153b23.3 gene encoding uncharacterized protein si:ch211-153b23.3, whose amino-acid sequence MASADGFPASFYSEPGVLGLLANGISAFLVLLQNFHGAHTGILAQGVEDILAGVHLILIGGLCQLVAGFLAYRKYDHLGGTAFVGYAALWMSYGATRIFQGAVTPISANTTNCSICCSSKLQFNMTGMELMMENATVTPELFVPKSAIAGLLPYILLSFLLAFCSATVNYIMPFVFGAITATLVFEAVGAVSGPWALVVSGVLELLILLFAIYGSAALLVKGLAQRYVLKGFGNPLFNVLLLGTANSGSAQSLGQEKKKNTKYAEPMALGYFCDTVSPFIFAFYSFHYFPAFAVGAVWISINSASQLLSSFYAYLRQDTYHATKFGLHCTYWLVKAWEEFVVSIMLTQDDAGSGRLAMVGDWFFVASAIVLCVVCLSMDTLELLHNLFFLLLTLSTVSQIPLGGYYYFFGVACSLFTAVSLYGTFARLINSIAEKSLIRVGPQPVSSSQLQTVLGGLGLCRDTLAKKTEMSEGTRCQLPDALFYVVNGIAALAAIHQRDSSPSFLHMTVPWVLIPGAIIQAYVSRLQVQRGKRFGSVIPFFYAAVWATWTWYRFAGHLLHIFPGNAQGFSAGAVAFLVINGFIMLIAAYGNLVLFFLTIIMEIVLVCFLLSTLGTLPYQLEIAMLAIFSIICLYGAMASLVNCIFNKTLIPLGPALLKNKKKKVAAPKLPCPVPSSRGTSGIMQIAKMLDEGGVCGIPTDTVYALAASCKNPAAIERIYNIKDRPSEKPVCICIANVEQLVAAKPPFSPLLWEFMRSVYPGGISCIIAKGEWLYRLGVGGAYDRVGTRDSIMIRVPDHTVTMHLCTLTGPIAITSANPSGEPDSLHHDMVVSRLGHKLQGVLCDGESAEVAPSTVVNCLKIDEGIITFVREGCVPTAKVRQIFERVKNSMA is encoded by the exons ATGGCAAGCGCTGATGGCTTCCCTGCCAGCTTTTACAGTGAGCCAGGCGTGCTTGGGCTCCTTGCTAACGGCATCAGCGCCTTCCTGGTTCTACTGCAGAACTTCCATGGTGCCCACACTGGTATCCTTGCACAGGGAGTAGAGGACATCCTTGCAG GTGTTCATCTCATCCTGATTGGTGGCTTGTGCCAGCTAGTTGCCGGCTTCCTCGCATACCGCAAGTATGACCACCTCGGGGGCACTGCCTTCGTCGGCTATGCCGCATTGTGGATGAGCTACGGTGCCACGCGCATCTTCCAGGGTGCCGTCACGCCCATCTCAGCCAACACCACCAACTGTTCAATATGCTGCAGTTCAAAGCTGCAGTTCAATATGACTGGAATGGAGTTGATGATGGAGAACGCCACGGTGACACCAGAACTCTTTGTGCCCAAGTCAGCCATCGCCGGACTGCTCCCCtacatcctcctctccttcctcctggCCTTCTGCTCGGCCACCGTCAACTACATCATGCCCTTCGTGTTCGGGGCCATCACAGCCACCCTGGTGTTCGAGGCGGTGGGCGCCGTTTCCGGGCCCTGGGCCCTGGTTGTGTCCGGCGTCCTCgagctcctcatcctcctcttcgcCATCTACGGCTCGGCCGCGCTCCTGGTCAAGGGCCTGGCACAGCGCTACGTCCTCAAGGGCTTCGGCAACCCGCTCTTCAACGTGCTCCTCCTGGGCACGGCCAACTCGGGCAGCGCGCAGAGCCTCGgccaggagaagaagaagaacaccAAGTACGCCGAGCCCATGGCGCTGGGCTACTTCTGTGACACCGTCTCGCCATTCATTTTCGCCTTCTACTCCTTCCACTACTTCCCTGCGTTCGCCGTGGGCGCCGTGTGGATCTCCATCAACTCGGCCTCGCAGCTCCTCTCCAGCTTCTACGCCTACCTCCGCCAGGACACCTACCACGCCACCAAGTTCGGCCTGCACTGCACCTACTGGCTCGTGAAGGCCTGGGAGGAGTTTGTGGTGTCCATCATGCTGACGCAAGATGACGCGGGGTCCGGCCGACTGGCCATGGTGGGCGACTGGTTCTTCGTGGCGTCGGCCATCGTCTTATGCGTGGTCTGCCTGAGCATGGACACCCTAGAGCTGCTGCAcaacctcttcttcctcctgctGACCCTCTCCACCGTCTCGCAGATCCCGCTGGGCGGCTACTACTACTTCTTCGGCGTGGCCTGCTCGCTCTTCACCGCCGTGTCGCTCTACGGCACGTTCGCCCGCCTCATCAACTCCATCGCCGAGAAGTCGCTCATCCGCGTCGGGCCGCAGCCCGTCTCTTCCAGCCAGCTCCAGACGGTGCTCGGCGGGCTCGGACTCTGCCGCGACACCCTGGCGAAGAAGACGGAGATGTCCGAGGGCACCCGCTGCCAGCTCCCCGACGCCCTCTTCTACGTGGTCAACGGCATCGCTGCCCTCGCGGCCATCCATCAGCGAGACTCGTCTCCGTCCTTCCTGCACATGACCGTGCCGTGGGTCCTCATCCCTGGGGCCATCATCCAGGCCTACGTCAGTCGCCTGCAGGTCCAGAGAGGGAAGCGCTTTGGCTCGGTCATCCCGTTCTTCTACGCGGCGGTCTGGGCTACCTGGACCTGGTACAGGTTTGCAG GACATCTGCTGCACATCTTCCCTGGAAATGCCCAAGGATTCTCTGCTGGAGCTGTAGCCTTTTTGGTGATAAATGGCTTCATCATGCTAATAG CTGCATATGGGAATCTGGTCCTGTTTTTCCTGACCATCATAATGGagattgtgttagtgtgtttccTTCTGTCCACTCTTGGGACTCTGCCCTACCAGCTGGAGA TTGCCATGCTTGCCATATTTTCTATTATCTGCCTCTATGGGGCTATGGCATCTCTTGTAAACTGCATCTTCAATAAAACGCTTATTCCATTGGGACCAGCTTTGCTTAAG AACAAGAAAAAGAAGGTAGCGGCTCCAAAGCTTCCCTGCCCTGTCCCGAGTTCTCGTGGGACGAGCGGAATCATGCAGATCGCCAAAATGCTGGACGAGGGCGGCGTTTGTGGAATTCCCACCGATACAGTCTACGCACTGGCCGCCTCCTGCAAGAACCCTGCCGCCATCGAGAGAATCTACAACATCAAA gaCCGGCCATCTGAGAAACCGGTGTGCATCTGCATTGCCAACGTGGAGCAGCTGGTGGCTGCCAAGCCGCCCTTTAGCCCTCTGCTGTGGGAGTTCATGAGAAGCGTCTACCCCGGAGGCATAAGCTGCATCATCGCCAAGGGAGAGTGGCTCTACAGACTCG GTGTGGGTGGCGCGTACGACCGCGTGGGCACCAGGGACAGCATCATGATCCGTGTGCCTGACCACACGGTGACCATGCACCTGTGCACCCTGACCGGGCCCATCGCCATCACATCTGCCAACCCCAGCGGCGAGCCAGACAGCCTCCATCATGACATGGTTGTCTC TCGCCTGGGTCACAAGCTCCAGGGAGTCCTCTGTGATGGTGAGTCAGCTGAAGTGGCTCCCTCGACAGTGGTCAACTGCCTGAAAATCGATGAAG GAATCATTACCTTTGTGAGAGAAGGCTGCGTTCCTACTGCCAAAGTTAGACAGATATTTGAGAGGGTGAAGAACAGCATGGCATGA
- the si:ch211-153b23.4 gene encoding uncharacterized protein si:ch211-153b23.4: MADAEIQSLHYSVGVLGISGGSLLLLVNGYGSVSGDSLISSTALGVLLLIIAALLAYSGVRRSLSPDPLFTCLCLTVSALWCASGLVYILVGEGYVNPTQGLRNAMIPGLAAFTLALFILALVAILAKKVVLFIIALTISLACAHQIAGLANVSFGQGATAANYLLVCFVGAYFGTGRLLSYVTRGDIQLPGTGTDKASQTQTQQGLDSGDVEAVGLVMNLLAASVLACPLLGVVPKLFVGHVPWLWTAGVFQLGVCVLCYRGLNIYSATFYGFMAILRFAEGYSALVANLTGTQPYSPVPFPTVFAVLFFVLALFSVRRSVADSVYQLFFVAYSIAVAAQPRGFFQGGTQGVQAAIFVATALMLLVSINNKASPYKVPTGDGLLKSLLTRTSFISLMPHDKDFHAPYLGYSKYADAEILGHASSVLAAFAITATVGAEGPLAVLILPWAVVSGGLLQLLCGSVAFSRGKTLESAAFIMYGFMWTVWGLTRFGGLYGCTRGFSVAVGIISFMLFNCLVTVGALYLSVAWFAYAFTFQLILISFLLDAVGALPYGYDIGVTIIFGLVSFYCFLANLFNSTFQKPQMPLGTPLIKLGGTGREKCPHLTSRKATSVMEIAEIMKNGGICGMPTDTVYVLVAACNRPEAVEKAYKTKQHAGDRPMSLWVSSIKQLEPVRDQINPLLWDLMEAAWPSSISLVIPRAPWMDFFGLKDSSKYIGTPQSIAIRNPDCTVATQLISLVGPIAVTSANPTGEADTTHHNQVYAKLGDKVEGVLCDGPSPENIASTVVDCTKIESGNIGFFRVGLIPKSQVLQLFEEVQRKHVRGQMNPGFETDLSDSVGSQRQAGEEETPAEEETTAEMDDSLDTNSASDDSL, from the exons ATGGCAGACGCTGAAATCCAGTCGCTACATTACTCAGTTGGAGTCTTAGGAATCTCTGGTG gCTCTTTGCTGCTTCTGGTGAATGGATATGGCAGCGTGTCAGGAGACAGCCTCATCTCCAGCACAGCTCTGGGAGTTCTGCTCCTCATTATAGCTGCCCTGCTGGCATATTCTG GTGTGCGACGCAGCCTGTCTCCTGATCCTCTCTTCACGTGTTTGTGCTTGACAGTGTCTGCCCTGTGGTGTGCTTCTGGTCTTGTGTACATTCTGGTGGGGGAGGGCTATGTAAACCCCACTCAGGGGCTCAGAAATGCCATGATACCTGGCCTAGCAGCCTTCACATTAGCCCTATTCATCCTGGCCCTGGTGGCTATTTTAGCCAAGAAGGTGGTGCTCTTTATCATCGCTCTCACTATCAGCTTAGCCTGTGCCCATCAGATAGCTGGccttgctaacgttagctttggaCAGGGCGCAACGGCCGCTAACTACCTCTTAGTGTGCTTTGTCGGTGCATATTTCGGCACTGGGCGCCTACTCTCGTATGTCACACGCGGTGATATTCAGCTTCCCGGTACCGGTACAGACAAAGCCAGCCAGACCCAGACGCAGCAGGGTCTGGATAGCGGCGATGTGGAGGCCGTGGGCCTGGTCATGAACCTGCTTGCGGCTAGCGTGCTAGCCTGCCCCCTGCTGGGCGTGGTCCCCAAGCTGTTTGTCGGCCACGTGCCGTGGCTGTGGACGGCAGGCGTATTCCAGTTGGGCGTCTGTGTCCTCTGCTACCGTGGCCTAAACATCTACTCCGCCACCTTTTACGGCTTCATGGCCATCCTGAGGTTTGCCGAGGGCTACAGCGCCCTGGTGGCGAATCTGACCGGCACACAGCCGTACTCCCCCGTCCCCTTCCCCACCGTATTCGCCGTCCTCTTCTTTGTCCTGGCGCTGTTCAGCGTCCGGAGAAGCGTGGCGGACAGCGTCTACCAGCTCTTCTTCGTAGCGTACAGCATCGCGGTCGCAGCTCAACCCCGGGGTTTCTTCCAGGGCGGGACGCAGGGCGTGCAGGCGGCCATCTTTGTGGCGACAGCCCTCATGCTCCTGGTCAGCATCAACAACAAGGCGTCGCCGTACAAAGTGCCCACGGGCGACGGCCTGCTCAAATCCCTCCTCACGCGTACCAGCTTCATTTCTCTGATGCCGCACGACAAAGACTTCCACGCGCCTTACCTCGGCTACTCCAAGTATGCCGACGCTGAAATCCTGGGCCACGCGTCCAGCGTGCTGGCCGCCTTTGCCATCACGGCGACGGTGGGCGCCGAGGGGCCCCTGGCTGTGCTCATCTTGCCCTGGGCGGTGGTGTCCGGCGGCCTGCTGCAGCTCCTGTGTGGCTCGGTGGCCTTCTCGCGAGGCAAGACCCTGGAGAGCGCCGCCTTCATCATGTACGGCTTTATGTGGACGGTGTGGGGGCTGACGCGCTTTGGCGGGCTCTACGGCTGCACACGCGGCTTCAGCGTCGCCGTGGGCATCATCAGCTTCATGCTCTTCAACTGCCTGGTGACGGTCGGGGCGCTGTACCTGAGTGTGGCGTGGTTCGCCTACGCCTTCACCTTCCAGCTAATCCTCATCAGCTTCCTGCTGGACGCGGTCGGCGCGCTACCCTACGGCTACGACATCGGCGTCACCATCATCTTCGGCCTGGTCAGCTTCTACTGCTTCCTGGCCAACCTCTTCAACAGCACGTTCCAGAAGCCACAGATGCCGCTGGGCACCCCACTCATCAAGCTGGGGGGCACGGGCAGAGAGAAATGCCCCCACCTGACATCCAGGAAGGCCACATCTGTGATGGAGATTGCAG AGATCATGAAGAATGGTGGCATATGTGGGATGCCAACTGATACGGTCTATGTACTAGTAGCAGCTTGTAATCGCCCCGAAGCTGTTGAAAAAGCCTACAA gacaAAGCAGCATGCTGGAGACCGTCCCATGTCCCTGTGGGTGTCGTCCATTAAGCAGCTGGAGCCAGTGAGGGACCAGATCAACCCTCTGCTCTGGGACCTCATGGAGGCCGCATGGCCCTCCTCCATCAGCCTCGTCATCCCacgag CGCCCTGGATGGATTTTTTTGGTCTGAAAGACTCTTCAAAGTACATTGGCACACCACAAAGTATTGCCATCAGAAACCCAGACTGCACAGTGGCAACACAGCTCATTAGCCTG GTCGGACCAATAGCAGTGACTTCAGCCAACCCCACAGGGGAAGCAGACACGACTCATCATAACCAGGTGTATGCTAAATTGGGAGACAAG GTGGAGGGGGTACTTTGTGATGGGCCTTCGCCAGAGAACATCGCCTCCACCGTGGTAGACTGTACCAAGATTGAGAGTGGCAACATCGGCTTCTTCAGAGTCGGACTCATCCCAAAGTCACAG GTGTTGCAGTTGTTTGAGGAGGTCCAGAGGAAGCACGTTCGGGGGCAGATGAACCCCGGGTTCGAGACAGACCTCAGCGACTCAGTGGGAAGCCAGAGACAGGCAGGCGAGGAGGAGACACCAGCAGAGGAGGAGACGACAGCAGAGATGGACGACTCACTGGACACCAACTCAGCATCAGACGACTCCCTTTAG